A part of Thermomicrobiales bacterium genomic DNA contains:
- a CDS encoding glycosyltransferase family 2 protein, which produces MLNRKLSLVLPAHNEAENIEAVVRRALEVLPQVVSDFEIIVVDDGSRDETAEIVDRLATEEPRVRAVHHGVNRGYGAALTSGFTAATGDAVMFMDSDRQFDIADIRALLPYVPHYNVVAGYRIKRRDPFYRIIFAKIFGLSVWVLFGFRMRDIDCAFKVFHAEFLKGIELTTPGALINTELLIRMRQRGATIAQVGVQHYPRPAGESSGGSPKVVFRAMGETVRLWLRLRREPRDAAAEQPDAASPTRSFGVLAVMFVAVIALLAFRRHRRG; this is translated from the coding sequence ATGCTCAATCGCAAACTGTCGCTCGTGCTGCCGGCCCACAATGAAGCGGAGAATATCGAGGCGGTTGTCCGGCGCGCGCTGGAGGTCCTTCCTCAGGTCGTCTCCGATTTTGAGATCATCGTTGTTGACGACGGTAGCCGCGACGAGACCGCCGAGATCGTCGATCGGTTGGCCACGGAGGAGCCGCGCGTTCGCGCCGTTCACCACGGGGTGAACCGTGGCTATGGGGCGGCGTTGACCTCCGGCTTTACCGCTGCCACTGGTGATGCGGTCATGTTTATGGATTCTGATCGCCAGTTTGACATCGCCGATATCCGCGCGCTGTTACCTTATGTCCCACACTACAACGTCGTCGCGGGCTATCGAATCAAGCGCCGGGACCCATTCTATCGGATCATCTTCGCGAAGATCTTCGGGCTATCCGTTTGGGTTCTCTTCGGTTTCCGGATGCGCGACATTGACTGCGCGTTCAAGGTTTTCCATGCGGAGTTCCTGAAGGGCATCGAGCTTACGACACCTGGCGCTCTGATCAACACCGAGCTTCTAATTCGCATGCGTCAGCGCGGCGCGACGATCGCGCAGGTCGGCGTCCAGCACTACCCGCGGCCGGCGGGCGAATCCTCGGGTGGCAGTCCAAAGGTCGTCTTTCGTGCGATGGGCGAGACAGTTCGGCTCTGGCTGCGGCTGCGCCGGGAGCCGAGGGACGCTGCTGCCGAACAGCCTGATGCGGCAAGCCCAACGCGCTCGTTCGGCGTCCTTGCCGTTATGTTCGTAGCGGTGATCGCCCTCCTGGCGTTTCGCCGGCACAGACGGGGATAG